DNA from Phragmites australis chromosome 16, lpPhrAust1.1, whole genome shotgun sequence:
GTGTTCCAATTCTTGGGTACTAAACACGTGCCGGGATTACTGGAACGAGATTCTGGTTAATtgttataaataatgatcccctgataattaattagaatactgtttgaacGATTCCTCACATTGCCACTCGTTCAATGGACGACAGGTCAACATATCAACCATCGTGGCATCGATACCTCCAGTCACCCTTCCGACGAAGGATAACTTGTCACTTATTCAATAGATGATATGTCCACGTAGCAACGATagacacatatatttacaattttttatataaaaatataaaaagatcCGCTAAATTGATCGTGTACACGATCATGTGCCCCTtgagataagaaaaaaatacacgAAGTACGAACTAGGAACCAGCCAACAAAGATCACAGTTTACTTACATCCCTAATTTTGCTGAACTCTCCGATCATACATTCATACATGAGCATATGCCCCTGAGATACTTTACCAATCAGCATTTCGCAGGCTTtcctcgtgaaaaaaaaaaatctgctccTGCTCTCTTCCTCTTTCTGATAGATCCTACTACACTCCGGCGGCGGCCATGTCTTCCGGCGGCCGCTACATGGACTACTCCCTGTCGCCCTCCACGGGCCCGCTCTCCCCTCACCTCCCCCTCGCCGACCCTGAGAAGTACGCCCAGACGCCTGAGCCCTCACCTCTATCCCCTCTGATTCTCTCCTTCCTTTTGCTCATCGCGGCGATTTCTTTGTTCTTGTACCGCGATCGGGGTCTGATCGGTGGTTCCGTGGTTGAAAATATTTGATCTTGGAGTCGATTGGCGAACTCTGTGTGGTTTTTAGGACTCGGGATGTGATTGACTGTTCGTTGAGCTAAAGATTTCTGATGGTCTGTGGACTGTGGTTTGTCAAAACTCGGGATGTGATTGACTTTTCGTTGAGCTAAAGACTTCTGATGGTCACGATTCGAGTGGATTTTGATGATTGCGATTCAAGTGGATTTTCCCTTTCTACTTAAGACTAGAGCTATATGCGAAATGGAGTCTCAACTGTGGTCGTCAGGTTGGTTTTCTGCCATGTCTAGGTGTGATTATAGACTGGGGAATAGGGCGCTTGTATATTTACTTCTGGATCTTAAAGATTTTTGCACTTTGCTACGAAGTTTAGGCTTTGATGGCTGCGTTGGTGTTGATATTAGGATAGGATGTTGGTtctagatatatatatttttattataacacgtgcgttctcttttcttttggggGAATTGGTAAGAACTGAGTTACTGCAGTAAGTAGGGAATTGATCCTTGTGATTTCAGCCGATTTCTGTGTGGGCTTAGTCGATTGTAGTTGAAATCGGTTATTCATGCTTGGTTGATGGATCGTGATCACAATCGAGTAGTGCTGTCAGACTGAAAGTAAAGAATGGAACGTGAGAGCAAAGGCCATTATTCTGTGCTTCACCACTTTGGTTGAGCTGGATCGCGGTTCATGAGTGCTAGGTTCCAAATCAATATGTAGATTGAACAGATAGATCCACTAAATTCCACTTAAGCTAATTCCAAGGGATCTCCACCCATGTTTAAATATAACAGCTTAGTTGGCAGGCTCGCAAGTAATCACTTTCCAttagtatatatatgtgtgtgctCACAGATTTCTGGTTGTTATCTTTGCAGGTACATTGCAGAATTGCTCGCCGAGAAGCAAAAGCTTGCCCCTTTCATGCCAGTTCTTCCATGCACATCCCGGTTGTTGAATCAAGGTGAATCATTAATAACACATCCACTAAATTTAGGCCTTCTTGTCTACCTGCATAAAGGCATAGTTATTTTCCCGAGTGAACAATTACTATATGTGCACCTATCTTAGATGAAGGAAAATGTGGGTAATTATTATGCAAAGATGCCTTTCTTGTGCCTTTGTAATAATATTAATACCACTATggacatacaaatatatacctAGTTTCTCAAGTGAGAGTTGTAGATAGAAAGAACAGCTTTCAGAAAAGCATCTGTTTTAGGGCAAATTCTTTTATGGACTTAAGTTCATCTACACTCATTATAGGCAGATGAACTTCCACACTTCAAAGATTCTCCAAAAATCCGTACATGTACGCCATGCCAGATCATGCACACCTGCTACATTTGTACGAAAATATGTTCATTTACTTATGCATTGTGCAAAATAGACTAGAGATGCacaaatgaaaatatttgtGCAGGTTTGCATAATTTGGCATGATTTACATGTAcaattttttggagaattttctgAAGCGTGGAACTTCTTGGATCCATAATGGGTGTAGATGCACTTAACTTCAAAAATCCACGTCCTAGTGTGGTTCCATGTGCTGTGACTGGGAATTAGTTGTAGCTCAACTATTGATGCACCTGATTACTTTAGCAACGACCAATGTTCAAATTCGaactgtaacagcccaaattcttaaaaccaagaaaattaaaaactttttcaaagaaaataaaagggtttgcaaaaactaaataaaatcctaagtgtgtatgtgtactttcatgcatatacacatatgtgagtatgtgtgctatatgtataaatacatatatacattgagggctatttttcttataaaagaatatccatatatatgtgtgtatatattagTTGATTATTTACTTGATTGattgtttgattgcttgattatgtGAGCTAATATAAGTATATGTGGGATATACGCtgtaggtatatatatatacatgtgtatacaCATGAGAGGAAAtataatagaaaaagaaaaaagcctTTTTGGTTGTATAGGCCGAAGCCcacctcctctctttctcttttctctctgtttttggCCCGATCCAGCCCAACCCGTCACcgtctccctctctccctctcctctctttctctgggCCGCAGCCCACCTCGCCAGCCCAGCCGCCCGCTCGTCCCCTACCTCTAGcctttctccctccctccttgCTCTCACGCTGCTGAGTTGCGCCGCCAAGGAAACCCGAGCCAACCACGGGCTGAGGAGCAAGTCCGACGTGCATACGATGGGGAAGATCTTCTAGAAGCTCGCCAGCTATGAATAGGCAAGAATCCCGGTCTTATCTCCAAGGGCCTTGGGTTTTAACGAGGAAACCGCATCGGACACGAGACACCATCGCCATGGATTCAAACCGAGCTCATACTCTATCTCTATCCCCTCCCCGCCTATATATAGTCGCCCTTACGCCCTACTACAAGGAGCATCCCGAGCTTTTTCCCCAGCTTTTCGTCAAGAAATTGACGCCATAGCACCCAAGCCCGATGCCAAGCCGCCATTGGTGCTCCTCAGTTAAACTCACTGACTTGTCGCTCTTGTGCCACATCGCCATCACCGAAGCATCCTAGAGCGCCGCCAAGACCCCGAAAAGCTTCCTCTGCCCTCGCCTTCGTTTTCCGTCCACTGGAGCACCAGTTCCGCCAAGTCCcgagagccgccgccgccatctctCGTCACTGGCTCGTCTCGCCGCCATTCCCGTCATCGTGAACCCCTAGGTGAGCTCGCCGTCCTCTTGTGTTTCTTTTCCGCCGCCTGGCGTCGACCTTAGGCCACCAGAGTGCCGATCCGGTTGGATCCCGGCGATGCGCCGTTGCAGGAGTCGTCTCCGCCGCTGAGTAGAAGTGAGCCAAACATCTGTGGCCGTTCGATCCAATCTGAACGGCCAGGATTAAATCAAAACATACCCCTTCGCTAGCTAATCAGGAAGCGCCACGTGTCACTTCATATTCCCAATCAGCCcttgccacatcagcaagcCGAGTCAGCAGGCCATGTTAGCGTTTTTTCTTATGTGTCGTGCCACGTCAGCAAACAGAGCCCACTCAGCAATTTCTTTtcctttaattgttttaattgtgtGCTGATGTCATAATACTGAAATATTGTGCAATAAATTGTTTTTCAGtgcaaaaataattctaaaaataacaataaataggaaattaattttctaataatgttttataggtttattctgtttaatagtttcatatatagttttataattctatATAATGTTCCCTTAGTCGAATAATTCCAACAAAATATATTCTTCACAATAAAAAAGATTCTaaaattaggataagcttttGTAAAATAGTTTTCATGATGCTTATAGTGTTTTTGTTTTATGTtccataattcaaataaatgtttgTTAATTCTGTTTACTGTTTTCTTCCTATGGTTTAAATAATGTtttctagaataaaaataatttcataaacatgataaaatttgaaatagttttagTAAGGTTTGATAATGTTATTTAgttatgtttaatgtttttatatagCTTAATAATTAAAGTAAATGTTAATAAATTCcataaaaatcctagaaaatcatagatgactttggaaaaacactaaaaaattcctagcaacataatttcatatgtagttaatctttttagttttgttttaatctttgaaaaatcataacttgtcaactGTAGCTTTGTCTTGACTTGTTCTTTTGTCGGATTGTCCGGAAAAGCGTGATCTTGTATGtggtgatgtttgttgtgtgatatttggttctttttggtcttggtgtttatgtgttacCTTTTCGCTTATGTTCACGAGTAGACGCTAACGTTctagaggagctagaaggacttcaagactaaGGCTTcgctgaagacccaactgagtcgagtgaagacaagttgtgttcttgatcatatttatcccatttttacaaatatttgtttTATAAACCTGCATGCTAATGATTTGTTAGGAATCCTAAATGTTAGGCTTTACACTAGTTTTCTCttgtcatccttgtcaccatagTATGGTTTTAGATTatagaagggtagatgatgcttagttTTGCTTTGGggtggtgatcatgataattgctctacgaacttgataatagtcatatgcaacaatgataaaatatgatggaataatttttgtagcaatatgaaataggaatttgagcaagtggtatgatgagattGGTATGTGATGGGAAAgtagtagtcttgctcaaatctaaggaccggttcgtggggtgacctttctgtgtttatagtataaccacaagcctggtatgagATGGGCTTAGCTAattaatttgctttactctcagcatagtgtagactagGCAGAAGAGGGGTGAATGGACGAAAAGTCTTGGCatccgaaaggcgcaagagggggcttctgttcTTAAGATGGAATCACACGGcgatgaaaccttagcgggtaaaCATATGTTGAGAGGGGCTTTGTAAAGattttgtagtgatctcctaacCACACACCTCACACACCTCAGAGGTGTGTAAGTGTCTCGCGAACATGGGCAaaatggagactttagtcacctGCTTGCGGGTGAtcaaatcacgacttgtgggtaaagtacaacttCTGCGGAGTTAAAagtgaatattcagccgtgctcacggtcacgagCGGCATGGAAAACccaccatgattataacttggtGTTTAGGTTAGTCTGGTCAACTCTGGTGGTGGGAGCTATAGTTGAGGAGTGGGTAAATCACGATGGAGGGAAtcatggttgaggtggtttgtcAGTAGTTCAACTTTAGCGGTGGGAGCCATGGTTAAGGTGTTgggtgttcaaccttggtggttaaaaccttggttgaggtggttagttggttaagtcagaaTGGATGGAACCTTGAGGTGGTTGATTATTTATAGTCATTTACTTAATTactattgcttttcaaatgtttttacttaaatgttgttttatgcgAAAGAGCCATttagccttattcttgttaaagtcttcatatgcatactattccttcacaacttgctgagtatgacatgtgctcacatttgctatcaccaaacacttagtTGGGCAAGAATTGGAAGATTTCGTGGAGGATGTATTCTAGGAAGGTGTTCTACATCGATTTTCCGTGTGGAGTTATCGGTGGAAATTAAGGCTACGCTTAAGATCCGCTGCAgagttttatttggttcttcgacccttgaaggtcattCGTGTAAAACAATTTATTCGATGAAGgaatggatattgtaatgattatcaataaaatcactatgtgttgggatggATTCTTGGGTttagcacatagatgagattgatttGTTTCTTAGACCGGTCTCGACACAAACTCTTGCAGATTATGAATCCAAGTCTGATGCTGCAATTTCGTAGGATATTTGTCGTTTGAATTTCATCTCAACTGTATGTGCTGTAAGAAACTTCACAAAAGAATAGCTACCTATTGTGGTACACAACATAGAGAGAAATCTACATATAGATACATAGAAAAGGCTCCTAACATCTTTCTATGCTTTATTATTATTTAACTTGTTCCTCTTAATTTCTTTAGTTATTTCCGTGCTTTTCCTTTGTCAAGGAATAGCATAGCTGTTAGTTTTGGGTAAAATAAACTTCAAATTGTTGATTATTGAAGGGTAAAACTTGGGTTTTAGAGCCATGACTTCTATTTTCTTCCCCTTCAGCTAGTACTGGGATCAGACCCAGAATTAGTTTCCTGAGCCAATAATGTTGTGCCTTGATTGCTTCTAGGTAGCTAACGCTAATCCTGGCCTGTACAGGCCAAGGCTGCTCAGGAAATTTAAATGTGcacatttcattaatttaactgaaatttaaAAATGTTGGATTCAAGTTGATGTGCTTGTCCATCGACTTGTGACTTATCTGTTTCAATGTGTAATGCTAACTTATTGGTACATGTTATCCTTGGTGTTCCAAACTGTGAGCAGAAATATTGCATGTATCTACACTCTTGGGGATTCCTGTTTTAGATCAACCTGGGTATCAACATGGTAGCCCCCTTATAAATGGAGGAGCAATACCAAATGGAAGGCCTATTGAAATGAATGGTTGGGCGCCAGCAATTCCATCTGAAGTACGATTACTGACCATTGACGTAACTATTACTGTTTGTTCTTATGGGAATTGTGGTGAATATGAAATATCTAAATGAACAGACCGGTTGGTCTCTTTTTGTTGACATTTATCAGTAGTGAATACCCTGTAATGTCTTTGTTCACCAGGCTGTTAACAACAGTGTGCTGTCTCCTGTAGGGATATATTCTTATCCCATTTTTGTCTGAACCAAATGCCCCGAAGTTGATGACTGATGTCATATTAACTTCTCAAATAGCCACACACTTGTTTCATACTCATTGACTTCAAGCATATGGTTAATTTAGAGGAAGGGCTTACAGTCAGTGAACATCTTTTAGTTTTTATAGGAAGGACATGACTTAGGGGACCACTGGTGAAATCtagctgagctaaaattgatcAGATGGAAAATTCCAtggtagattatttgaaaatgtAGCTTGCATTGTAGAATAGTTCATAGTCTGGCTTTGTTCTCATTGCAAAATATGCTTCAGTTCCTTAAACAATTTTAAAAGTTGGAATTTGGGCAGTTAGTGCCAAGTTGCTGAAGTATTGATAGTTTAGGTACGGTTTCATCTTAGATTTGGTGTGAATATGAAAGTGAGTTCAACATGAAATACTGTACCTGGTGAGATTACAGTGCACACTCCATTTTTTCTCGCTGGTTCTCAAATGAAGGATTCTGCATCATGTTTAGTTAGAATATTCTTGTTTCAATCAGTTTATTCTCACGGGGCCATATTTTGTTGTTTCAGGGGTCGGGCATGTTCCATCCTCCATCTAGAAATTGGCTCAATCCACAGGGCAACTCAGGTTTCATCGTGAAGAAAACAATGAGAATGGACATTCCTGTGGAGAAATACCCTAATGTAAGATGTTGCTTCCATCTCTTATTCCCCTTAATTCACTTCAGATGATTTTTGTTTGATTGTAGCATTGTGCTTTACAGTTCAACTTTGTGGGTCGACTACTTGGTCCAAGGGGAAATTCTCTTAAACAAGTTGAGGCAAATACCGACTGTCGTGTCCTTATTAGAGGCCGCAGCAGCATAAAGGATGCTGCTCGGGTAATGTTTCATCTTGATTTATAACTTTGCCTGTGACTTGTTATTTCGCTGTTGATATTCTCATTGTAAATTCATAAGTTACCACACCCTGTCTTGTTTCCTTGTCTCAAATTCacgatccttttcctcttcggAGCAAGACTTACTCCGTAATCAGAACGCTAATGTTTCATGGACATTCATCTATGTGTTGCTTTACCTATAAGAGGTACTGTGGTGATACTACCATAAGGCTATTCTGTACATAATCAAATAATTATTGGATATTGCCAAATTTAGCATCCTTTTATGAGCTTTAACTATTACTTCACTGTAATGAATGACTCTCTAATGTCAGATACGGTCAGTTTCAAAGCTTCTCGACTGGGAGAAAAAGTTATACTGCAGTTGTCAGAAAACTTGAATTATGTTATATCACAATAGTGTATATGACAAGTCCTTGGATATTAGTTTTGCTTTAGTTAACTTTCTTTTATATTATGGTTTCTTTGCTCAATTTATGCTTCAGAAATGTCCAGTCTTTGGTATCTTGTCCAGCTACTGTTGTTTGCCTGTTGAGATCACACCAAGTTATTGGCTTATTGCTTTCAAAACTTGCAGGAAGAATTGATGAGGGGAAAAGCAGGATATGAACACCTTAATGAACCTCTCCACCTTTTGATAGAAGCTGAGCTGCCAGCTGAGATCGTCGATATCCGTCTTATGCAAGCCCGAGAAATTCTCAACAATATGCTTAAACCTGTGGTATGAAACCTTTGCTTCATATTTTCTAATAGAActttcattttcagtttcaacCATTTGGTCTTGATCAGCATGTTCtggtttagataatttttttcaacttATGTTTATATTACCAAATGTTGCCAGGACGAATCAATGGACTTCTTCAAGAAGCAGCAGCTTCGCGAGCTTGCTATGCTCAATGGCACGCTCAGAGATGACAGCTCACAAAAGTCTGGATCACTCTCCCCATTTCACAACAACATGGGGGGCATGAAGAGGGCCAAGACTCGCGGTTAAACCATGGTGGTTGCGGTTGCCTTTGACTTCTTTTCTGAAGAGAAGACATCTGTTATGTGAGACCTGATTTGGTGTCTTAACTCTGAAGTATATGTTGCAGTTGTGTGTGGTGAGAGAACCAAAGCTGTGGTTGTGGTTGTTTAGTGtgctagggggggggggggatgtgcTATGCGATTTTTATAGGCTTGTATAGCTCCACAGGTTGGTCGTGTGCAACTGACAGTAATAGGGCTTTTGTGTGATCTTAATGCAGAGGATATTATTATTTATCTGTGTAAGAGTATAGAAAGGAGATTGATGCAACACACAATTGTATTGATCATTGGGTACAATATTTATACATGTGCAGGAGGCGTTCAGCCGTAACTATTTAACTGCTAACAAACTAGAGCTAAGTTAAGAATTAACAGGTCACTGACGGTTACATGCAGTCGTGCGCTAACGAAAAGTTTGGTGAGATCCCTTTCTGTTATTATTATCTAGTAAGCAGCTGTTGTCATTTATCTGGATGATCGGCTGTATATATGCGTCGATCAACACGCCATATGTTGCTAATACAAGTTGGTTCCTTTGTTGCCACCTTTGAGATTaactagtctgattggcgcGTCTACGTCACGCtcgtttttattttgctgtgtaaagcacgataaaagaagactaaaaaattaaattcacaaattttgtacatttcaatatttatttataaaattattaatattaaacatatttaattaattatatagaaaataatagtacttttatgtatgcacatagttttaacatgtaggtggaaGTAATACTACCTAAaatttagtttcatatttttctgagttttagatattttctttgcattttagaatttttttcagttgtttattaatgtaactaatattcattttgatatttttctaaaaaatttcgaaaaaaaattacatatatataaatacatatatatgtatatgtatacatatatacctatacatatatatgtatacatacataggTTCACTACTACAGTAGCAGGGGGTCCGAGTATTCACGGATCCAGGCACTTTATTATTATTAGTATATAATAGTCGATGTTCAGGGTCATTCACGGCTGGGAACTCGAACGCTGTACCTACGTGCCGGTCTGCCGGACAAAAattctaaccgcttctctataGACATGTGGCTTAGGTAGGGGTTGTGTCGTTATTTTTCAGAGAGAGAGATTCGCTGGTTAAGAGTGAAATATGTATTTCAACTAGGAATTCTTTTATTCAAATAGGGAtagacatgtatatatatatattgatctactctagtttaatttaattaattaataagagtAAATTAAGTTAAACTAGAGTTGATCAAGATACATCTATACCTATTTCTGCATTCAAATGCCATAGACTGAATCATGAGCGATCACAATGAGGCATCATATTAGCGCTACGAGCATATTCCTTGAACAAGTGAACAGACGGCAGCTTCTGGCTTCTCGACGGCTCTCCACCGTCGAAATCAACTGCAATCATCCGCCGCGCGGTCCCTCGCCCGTGCATCGCTCACGAGGGCAACTCTGCGGCTTCGCGAGTGGCAGCGCGTCACGTGTGCACCTTTTGACACGTGAGCAGTGTGAGTACCCAAGATCCAGCTCGCTACGTCAGATCCACCAAACGGCAAAATTGTAGGCGGCACTGGTTTTGCACACAGTCTATATGAAGGTTGAAGTGTCTGGGGTTTTGTTACAATAGAGTATAGATGTTTGAGATATATTGTGTatcaaatttttttagatagatataaaactatttaaagagatatttattttcttttctcgtTTATGTGATATAAAAGTTTAAGACAACTCGTTGTCCTTGGAATATGTGTTGTTAAATGTTCCTTGTTATTTTATATCCTACAATACATGTCTTGTAACTAAAAAAAGATTACATATCTTCTAATCACACAACTTTGAAAATGATTTGTTCATTGCAAAATCACTCTCCAAGTTTACTAGTGGCTTACACACCGAGAGATACATCCAAATGCTTCACTACTAAAGACCAAAAATAGTTATAGTTGTAGCACTTTTCTTGCTTCACATGACCAGTTCGATCTGGCATGCGTACTGAATTTTCCTCATATGGTATCAAATTCTATGACATCCAATGGTTTGTTATGGATTTTCTATTCTACGTGGAAAGTATGAACTAATTTTGGAAAGCATGAGAAAATTTCAAGCCTAACTAAAAAGCATCTTTGATGGCATATATTGCTTAACAATAATCATGCATTGTTTGTTGCCATGTGTTTTGCATACGTCTTCTATCGTAACATCTTAACATGCTTACAATTTGTTCCTGTCTTTTTCGTGGAGTGTACCACAACAACCTCACTATTTAAAACCAACAattcaaccttttccaatagcATATTTTGCATAAGAACAAATCCCACAGCTGTAATTTGTATGCATGCTACACTTTTCAAACAAATTAATTCCTACACGTTAAGAAATGATATCATGTCTTATACATCCAAAAAGCTACACTTAGTATGACAAAGACTTCAAACTTTACAGCTTGTTGCACCTCGCCCTAGCAAACTAATTTCGTCAAGCAAAGAAATAATATCTTTTATAAACGAACATACAGACTATCACTTATAAATTAGAAAGATATACCACATAACACTTCCACAGTGAATGCACAAAACATACCAATAATTTTCCATTCCCTATTCCCCCGATCTTACTTTGTAACTTGCAACCATGGATGTGCCTTTGGCATCTAAAGGGTTTCCTTCACCATCCAATATTATCACCGAGCAACAAGTTCCAAAGCGTGATAAAACCACTGCAGATGATCCTAGAAGCTCATCAAAGCATACAATCCGCAATCCAATTGTTAATGAGGTAAGTTAAACTTTAATGTTATGATCTTCTTAGATACTAAGTACCATTTTCATCTCTAAATGTCAAAAATAATTGTAAATTAGTAGCTACTAGATGAATTATTTATCTAGATGCGTTATGCATCCATGTTCAGCCTTTTTTAGGCATGAATTGTGTTATCCTAGAATTCCTACTAAAACATATCAGGATGATCAAGTACCGTGAAAGATGCCAACTACAAA
Protein-coding regions in this window:
- the LOC133895497 gene encoding KH domain-containing protein At4g26480-like isoform X1, which translates into the protein MSSGGRYMDYSLSPSTGPLSPHLPLADPEKYIAELLAEKQKLAPFMPVLPCTSRLLNQEILHVSTLLGIPVLDQPGYQHGSPLINGGAIPNGRPIEMNGWAPAIPSEGSGMFHPPSRNWLNPQGNSGFIVKKTMRMDIPVEKYPNFNFVGRLLGPRGNSLKQVEANTDCRVLIRGRSSIKDAAREELMRGKAGYEHLNEPLHLLIEAELPAEIVDIRLMQAREILNNMLKPVDESMDFFKKQQLRELAMLNGTLRDDSSQKSGSLSPFHNNMGGMKRAKTRG
- the LOC133895497 gene encoding KH domain-containing protein At4g26480-like isoform X2; translation: MRNGVSTVVVRYIAELLAEKQKLAPFMPVLPCTSRLLNQEILHVSTLLGIPVLDQPGYQHGSPLINGGAIPNGRPIEMNGWAPAIPSEGSGMFHPPSRNWLNPQGNSGFIVKKTMRMDIPVEKYPNFNFVGRLLGPRGNSLKQVEANTDCRVLIRGRSSIKDAAREELMRGKAGYEHLNEPLHLLIEAELPAEIVDIRLMQAREILNNMLKPVDESMDFFKKQQLRELAMLNGTLRDDSSQKSGSLSPFHNNMGGMKRAKTRG